From the Flavobacterium gyeonganense genome, the window AATTTTAAAGATGAAGTATATACCAAAGAATTTGTTGAATTTGGTCCACAACACGAGGCTTTGAGTGTAGCAAAATACCGTGAGTTAGTAGAAGAAACGGTGAATCAGTTAGTACAGGACAATCCTATTTTACAGAAGTTGAAACAAGGACATGAAATTACACTTGAAGAAACGGAAAGTTTGGCCCAAGTCCTGCACGATGAACATCCTCATATTACAGTAGATTTGTTACGCCGGGTGTATGCGCACCGAAAAGCACAATTGGTGCAATTTATTAAACACATTTTAGGTATCCAGTCTTTAGAATCTTTTCCTGAAACAGTTTCAAAGGCATTTACTGAATTTATAAAAGAACACTCTTATCTGACAGCTAGACAGTTGCAGTTTTTAGATTTACTTAAAAAATATATCATAGAAAAAGGAGAACTTAGCAAACGAAATTTGATTGAATCACCCTTTACCATGTTACATCCTGAAGGTATCCGTGGTGTGTTCAAACCCAATGAAATAGAAGAAATTATTACTCTTACAAATAAATTATTAGCTGCATAGCATGTTACAGACAAACCCAATATTAAAATCCCTAATTGACCGTCTTTGGAATAACTTCTGGAGTGGTGGTATTAGCAACCCTTTAACAGCCATTGAACAAATTACCTATTTGATTTTTATGAAACAAATGGATGATTTAGAAGCCAAACGCGAACGTGATGCTGAGTTTACAGATGAAGCTTATACTTCAAAATTTGAAGGTCAATTCCAAATTCCTGGGAGTAACACATATGTTAACAAACAAGATTTGCGTTGGAGAACCTTTAAACGCATGCCTGCGGATGAAATGCTATTGCATGTACAAACTAAAGTATTCCCTTTTTTAAAGGTATTTGAAGGAGGTTCTAAGTTTACCAAAGCGATGGCTAATGCCGTTTTTATTATGCCTAAACCTTCTCTATTGGTGGAAGCTATTAAAATCATTGAAGAAATCTTTATTGAAATTGAAAGAGATGCCGTGGAAGGCGGTCATGCGTTTCAAGATATTCAAGGTGATGTTTATGAGATGTTATTAGGCGAAATTGCCAGTGCTGGTAAAAACGGCCAATTTAGAACGCCTCGCCACATCATTAAATTAATGAATGATTTGGTACAACCGCAATTAGGACAACGAATTGTTGACCCTGCTTGTGGTACGGCTGGTTTCTTGTTGGGAGCCTACCAATACATTTTAACCGACTTAGTTAAAAAGGAAAATACGGAAGCTTTACAACCTGATGAAGATGGTTTTATGCGTGCCACGGTTTCGGCTACGTTAAATGAAAACTTGAAACATATTGTTGAAGATTCGTTGTATGGTTATGATATCGATACAACTATGGTTCGATTAGGACTAATGAACCTGATGATGCACGGTATCGACCAACCCAATATTGACTATAAAGATACCCTTAGTAAATCGTATAACGAAGATTCACAGTACGATTTAGTATTGGCTAACCCACCTTTTACGGGTAATATTGACAAAGGGGACATTAATGAGAGTTTAAAACTGAATACCACCAAAACGGAATTGCTCTTTATAGAACGTATTTACACCATGCTCAAAATGGGTGGAACAGCGGCTATTGTAATCCCTCAAGGAGTTCTATTTGGTAGTGGAAAAGCTTTTGTGGAATGCCGTAAAATTATGGTTGAAAAAAGTGAATTAAAAGCGGTGATTTCAATGCCAAGTGGCGTTTTTAAACCGTATGCTGGAGTGAGTACAGCTATTTTAATTTTTACCAAAGGTAGCGAAACCAATAACGTCTGGTTTTACGATATGCAAAATGATGGATATACATTAGATGATAAGCGTAATAAAATTGAACGTAGTGATTTACAAGATATCGTAAAGCAGTTTCAAAATAGAATAGCAATACCTAGTAGTGATAAGGAACGTGAAGCAACATACTTTACCATTGACAAACAAGAAATTGTATTAAACAATTATGATTTAAGTTATAGCAAATATAGGAAAGAGGTATATGAAGAAGTTGAATACGAAAAGCCAAAAGTAATATTTGAAAAATTAGAAAATTTAGAAGAAAATATCATTAAAGGGATTAGTGAATTAAAAGAAATAATTAAATGAGGACTGTAACTTTTAATGATATTATTGGAAAAGATGGAGTCTTTATTGATGGGGATTGGGTTGAAAGTAAAGATCAAGATCCAAATGGAGATGTAAGATTACTACAGTTAGCTGATATTGGAGACGGACATTTTATAAATAAATCAAATAGATTTCTTACGATAGACAGTGCAAAAAAATTAAAATGTACTTTTTTAGAACCAGGTGATATTTTAGTTGCAAGAATGCCAGATCCAATTGGGAGAGCTTGTATATTTCCAGAATTAGATATGCCTTGCGTAACGGTTGTAGACGTATGTATTATTCGCCCTGATAGAAAAATAGTATCCAATATATGGCTTAAGTTTCTAATTAATAGTTTTGATTTTAGAAAATCAATAAGTCAATTTGTCACAGGAACAACCCGACAAAGAATTTCAAGAGGTAATCTTGCGAAATTATCATTCACTTTACCTTCATTTCAAGACCAAATCCGTATTGCAGAAGTTTTAACTCAGGCCGAAAACTTAATCAAACAACGCAAAGAAAGTATAGACCTTTTAGATGATTTTTTAAGAAGTACTTTTTTGGAGATGTTTGGAGATCCTTTTATTAATCTCAAGAAACATAAGGTTGTTGCGTTAGAAGAGATTGCAGCTAAAGAAAAATATTCAATCGTAGATGGTCCATTTGGATCAAGTTTGAAAGAGGGGGATTATTTTGAAACTGGTATTCCTATTATTAGAATTAATAATATTCGTGATGAGGGTTTTTATAATGATCAATTTAAATATATAAATGAAAAGAAGTATGAGGAGTTGAAAAGAAGTAAAATTCAATATAATGACATACTAATAGCAAGGGTTGGTAATACTATTGGAAAATCTTGTTTATTTAATCAGAATTTTAAAGCACTATTGTCAACTACAGGTGTTGCTAAATTAACAGTTAATAATGAACTTGTAAATGTTAAATATATTATAGCTCATCTTCGATTACCGCAATACAGAAAATATATTTGGAATCAAACAGAAGGTGGTGGACAGCCTTATTTGAATTTAAAAAAGATTAAAAATTTTAAAATTTTATTACCACCTATTGAACTTCAAAATCAATTTGCCACAATCGTCGAAAAAGCAGAAAGTTTAAAAAAGGAATACGAAGCTAGCTTGCATGAGTTAGAAAATATGTATGGAGTATTGAGTCAAAAGGCATTTAAAGGAGAGCTAAATATTAAGAAATAAATTCATGAAGTTATTACGGTTAAAGTTAAATGATTCATTTAGAAGTTTGCCTGAAGGTTTTGAATTGATCTTTAGGGAAGATGACGAAAGATTATATCGAAATTTAAACGAACCTATTTGTTTGGTTGGAATTAATGGCTCAGGAAAATCAAATGTTCTAGAAGCACTGGGTGAAATCTTCAGTTATTTAGACCAAACGTTCTTAAAATTCGTAAAGCAACATTCTGATATAACATTAATAAATAGTTTTGAGTTAGAATATTTATTACCATTAAGTTGGGATATGGAATTCATAACTGCAGATAGTGAAATTACACTAGATACTGAATTTGTTCATATTAAAATTATAAAACATAAAGACTACTTACCAAGTTTTTATTGGGTTTTTAAAAGCGAAGAACACCCAATTGCTTTAGGAATGAAATCTATTTTACCTAAAAGAATAATTGG encodes:
- a CDS encoding restriction endonuclease subunit S, which encodes MRTVTFNDIIGKDGVFIDGDWVESKDQDPNGDVRLLQLADIGDGHFINKSNRFLTIDSAKKLKCTFLEPGDILVARMPDPIGRACIFPELDMPCVTVVDVCIIRPDRKIVSNIWLKFLINSFDFRKSISQFVTGTTRQRISRGNLAKLSFTLPSFQDQIRIAEVLTQAENLIKQRKESIDLLDDFLRSTFLEMFGDPFINLKKHKVVALEEIAAKEKYSIVDGPFGSSLKEGDYFETGIPIIRINNIRDEGFYNDQFKYINEKKYEELKRSKIQYNDILIARVGNTIGKSCLFNQNFKALLSTTGVAKLTVNNELVNVKYIIAHLRLPQYRKYIWNQTEGGGQPYLNLKKIKNFKILLPPIELQNQFATIVEKAESLKKEYEASLHELENMYGVLSQKAFKGELNIKK
- a CDS encoding type I restriction-modification system subunit M → MLQTNPILKSLIDRLWNNFWSGGISNPLTAIEQITYLIFMKQMDDLEAKRERDAEFTDEAYTSKFEGQFQIPGSNTYVNKQDLRWRTFKRMPADEMLLHVQTKVFPFLKVFEGGSKFTKAMANAVFIMPKPSLLVEAIKIIEEIFIEIERDAVEGGHAFQDIQGDVYEMLLGEIASAGKNGQFRTPRHIIKLMNDLVQPQLGQRIVDPACGTAGFLLGAYQYILTDLVKKENTEALQPDEDGFMRATVSATLNENLKHIVEDSLYGYDIDTTMVRLGLMNLMMHGIDQPNIDYKDTLSKSYNEDSQYDLVLANPPFTGNIDKGDINESLKLNTTKTELLFIERIYTMLKMGGTAAIVIPQGVLFGSGKAFVECRKIMVEKSELKAVISMPSGVFKPYAGVSTAILIFTKGSETNNVWFYDMQNDGYTLDDKRNKIERSDLQDIVKQFQNRIAIPSSDKEREATYFTIDKQEIVLNNYDLSYSKYRKEVYEEVEYEKPKVIFEKLENLEENIIKGISELKEIIK